A genome region from Anastrepha ludens isolate Willacy chromosome 3, idAnaLude1.1, whole genome shotgun sequence includes the following:
- the LOC128858495 gene encoding WASH complex subunit 4 isoform X1 has protein sequence MNQSAIISSAEEQLKNFGTFLDFHDKRLYRLLKDIIQIPTVRAPPTATPLIVINYSANQEQLQLLRLLESDRLLNKTLLTFGHLCAEVDELVNRAQQMQTKFLYIDENLCVMLADEDWSGSVNLTKHTNEIVLQMSESMQFICDIQFLLQRCIVLGNNLLHQCGAYCAVEDNKNLEFRFVDVFDCLADLLLQILIFNEIISSSNFCRFWQTYKKTVDAVAHNKNFLEFCTDNELNGLKNCLQEFDFLFSGDLFQSFLDSTFALKDKIGPKGIGQLTSQCNEYMKQCLAGIAKYDANEFSDHRLLVRLNAFCVVFHDFCGQVETKHVKHLLELNQKHQGIMLIANVAWQPIAFLRRHATSLVKPHERILQDTKRLRQHYLQTRVQTLPRESRNYCSQVLLWTLNVRKALSTGPFELTVHQFKELAALLLLGLRYASQLSCLIKGLVNAHVTLESPMAKPTLQCICKLIELLKSIQQVFQQYMDVIAKVIQCVMQYLQYKVLHLLNLYKKRITAAKMHNRNVDALAALRIAEKCMAGPPTKMRVFITKLAVNATNLNNRTLPQDQCERFQILMSRILILADCQKNVDDLCDTTFIYWHQSVLSAYLKQVVERKLDFNSFQHILYAFNDCGKAFDMLELNELKLSKCLERATYDNLRSEIVSKLCAHIETFLRLEVHSNLQLEKMSPFEQGIDDYRDLINACPIQLNGSYVILKDHVENYLSAMFYNLTTISLHDWKTYEEMRHLAKTRLKLKPVEDYLPNQTLEQGIDILEIMRKIHIFVSKYVYNMNSQIFVEQTSANKHLDSIGIQHVANSLRTHGTGVINTTVNFTYQFLRQKFYTFSQFLYDEQIKSRLMKELRSYAEHKQSKSYPLYAYERADAFNKDVRKLGLSNDGQTYMDLFRKVITQVGNAMGYIRLVRSGSIHANYSASLYLPKFDENLQFISACQEQNLHEVTVAAAENFEANICNLVKSFSDSTDYFKLLVEAFHPFFRNPNNLHLKNFFLILPALSLNYVEHMLRVKEKINKKDRQEAVLFDDGFAVGLAYILKLLNQIDDFYALHWFATVRERFNAERRKIQEMLLDIKKSTNTRGGAKSNSKATLATQNSETEKLQQTLALTERRINAYQMEYNLLYCNLCSAKIFFQ, from the exons ATGAATCAATCAGCCATAA TTTCGTCAGCTGAAGAGCAGCTAAAGAATTTTGGTACATTCCTGGATTTTCATGATAAGAGGTTGTACCGGTTGTTGAAGGACATAATACAAATACCGACAGTTAGAGCACCGCCTACGGCTACACCTCTCATAGTCATAAACTACTCGGCAAATCAGGAACAGCTTCAATTGCTTCGTTTACTGGAATCAGATCGTTTACTAAACAAGACTTTGCTTACTTTCGGACATCTTTGCGCGGAAGTCGATGAGTTGGTAAACAGAGCTCAGCAAATGCAGACAAAGTTCCTATATATAGATGAGAATTTATGTGTAATGTTAGCAGATGAAGATTGGAGTGGTAGTGTCAATCTCACTAAACATACAAATGAGATTGTGTTACAAATGAGCGAATCTATGCAATTTATATGCGACATTCAGTTTTTATTGCAACGCTGCATTGTGTTGGGTAATAATTTGCTGCATCAATGTGGCGCTTACTGCGCAGTAGAGGATAACAAAAATTTGGAGTTTCGTTTTGTG GATGTGTTCGACTGCCTGGCGGACCTGCTATTACAAATTCTAATATTTAACGAGATTATATCTAGCTCAAATTTCTGCCGTTTTTGGCAGACTTACAAGAAAACTGTGGACGCAGTAgcgcacaataaaaattttttagagtTTTGTACTGACAACGAGTTGAATGGGTTAAAAAATTGCTTGcaagaatttgattttttgttttcgggGGATTTATTTCAA AGTTTTCTTGATAGCACGTTTGCCTTAAAAGATAAAATCGGTCCAAAGGGTATTGGTCAACTTACAAGTCAATGCAATGAGTATATGAAACAATGTTTGGCCGGTATAGCCAAATACGATGCGAATGAATTTAGTGATCATAGACTACTTGTTCGTCTAAATGCTTTCTGTGTAGTTTTCCACGATTTCTGTGGCCAAGTTGAAACTAAACATGTCAAGCATTTACTAGAGCTCAATCAGAAACATCAAGGAATTATGTTGATAGCTAATGTGGCCTGGCAACCGATCGCGTTCCTGCGGCGACACGCTACCTCATTAGTGAAGCCACATGAGCGCATTTTGCAAGATACTAAACGATTGCGCCAGCATTATTTACAAACTCGAGTGCAAACTCTTCCTCGTGAAAGCCGCAATTATTGTTCGCAAGTGCTTCTTTGGACGCTGAATGTACGAAAAGCATTAAGCACCGGCCCATTCGAATTAACTGTACATCAATTTAAGGAGCTGGCCGCTTTGCTGCTGCTTGGTCTGCGTTACGCATCGCAACTAAGTTGCCTAATAAAAGGTTTGGTGAATGCACATGTAACATTAGAATCACCAATGGCCAAACCAACACTACAGTGTATTTGCAAACTTATTGAATTGTTGAAAAGTATACAACAAGTGTTTCAACAGTACATGGATGTCATTGCAAAAGTTATACAATGTGTGATGCAGTACTTACAGTATAAAGTATTACATTTGTTGAACCTGTACAAG aaacgCATCACTGCTGCCAAAATGCATAATCGCAACGTTGACGCTCTGGCTGCGCTGCGCATTGCTGAGAAGTGCATGGCAGGCCCACCAACGAAAATGCGCGTATTCATAACGAAACTCGCAGTGAATGCAACTAATCTTAATAACCGCACGTTGCCTCAAGATCAGTGCGAACGTTTCCAAATATTAATGTCCCGCATTTTGATATTGGCAGATTGTCAGAAAAATGTGGATGATTTGTGTGATACCACTTTTATTTATTGGCATCAATCAGTACTTTCGGCATATTTAAAGCAGGTGGTTGAGCGCAAATTGGACTTTAATTCATTTCAG CATATTCTGTATGCTTTTAACGATTGCGGAAAAGCTTTTGATATGTTAGAGTTGAATGAGTTGAAGTTATCAAAGTGTCTGGAACGAGCAACTTATGATAATTTACGCAGCGAAATCGTCAGCAAATTATGTGCACATATTGAAACGTTTTTGCGTTTAGAAGTGCATTCCAATTTACAGCTGGAAAAGATGAGTCCGTTTGAGCAGGGCATAGATGATTATCGCGATTTGATTAATGCTTGTCCGATTCAATTAAATGGAAGTTATGTGATTTTAAAAG ATCACgttgaaaattatttgagtGCTATGTTTTATAATCTAACTACCATATCACTGCACGACTGGAAGACTTACGAAGAGATGCGACACCTGGCcaaaacgcgtttaaagcttAAGCCTGTGGAAGACTATTTGCCTAATCAAACATTGGAACAG GGCATTGATATTTTGGAGATAATGCGTAAAATCCATATCTTCGTCTCGAAATACGTTTACAATATGAACTCTCAAATATTCGTCGAACAAACGAGCGCCAACAAGCACTTGGACTCGATTGGCATACAGCACGTGGCCAATTCGCTACGCACACACGGCACGGGTGTCATCAACACCACCGTCAATTTTACATATCAATTTTTGCGACAAAAATTCTACACTTTCTCGCAATTTCTGTACGACGAGCAAATCAAATCGCGCCTCATGAAGGAATTACGCTCTTATGCCGAGCACAAACAATCGAAAAGCTATCCCCTATACGCCTACGAACGTGCCGATGCCTTTAATAAAGATGTACGTAAGTTAGGCCTCTCCAATGATGGTCAAACATATATGGATCTTTTCCGGAAGGTGATAACGCAAGTGG GCAATGCTATGGGTTATATCCGTTTGGTGCGCTCCGGTAGCATTCATGCCAACTACAGCGCCAgtctttatttgccaaaattcGATGAGAATTTGCAATTCATATCTGCCTGTCAGGAACAGAACCTACACGAAGTGACTGTGGCGGCGGCTGAGAATTTCGAAGCGAATATCTGCAATTTGGTGAAGAGCTTCTCCGATAGTACTGACTACTTCAAA TTACTTGTCGAAGCATTCCATCCGTTCTTTCGTAATCCAAACAATCTTCACTTGAAAAATTTCTTTCTCATTCTGCCGGCGCTTTCTCTAAATTATGTGGAGCATATGTTGCGCGTCAAAGAGAAAATCAATAAGAAAGATCGTCAGGAGGCAGTGCTCTTCGATGATGGTTTCGCCGTTGGTTTAGCATACATTTTAAAGCTATTAAATCAAATCGATGATTTTTATGCTTTGCATTGGTTCGCAACGGTGCGTGAGCGCTTCAATGCGGAGCGCCGCAAAATACAAGAAATGCTGctagatattaaaaaatcgacaaACACACGAGGTGGTGCAAAAAGTAACTCAAAAGCGACACTTGCAACACAAAATAGTGAAACTGAAAAGTTGCAGCAAACACTGGCGCTGACTGAACGACGCATAAATGCATATCAAATGGAATACAATCTACTTTATTGTAATTTGTGCAGTGCGAAAATCTTTTTCCAATAA
- the LOC128858495 gene encoding WASH complex subunit 4 isoform X2 — MNQSAIISSAEEQLKNFGTFLDFHDKRLYRLLKDIIQIPTVRAPPTATPLIVINYSANQEQLQLLRLLESDRLLNKTLLTFGHLCAEVDELVNRAQQMQTKFLYIDENLCVMLADEDWSGSVNLTKHTNEIVLQMSESMQFICDIQFLLQRCIVLGNNLLHQCGAYCAVEDNKNLEFRFVDVFDCLADLLLQILIFNEIISSSNFCRFWQTYKKTVDAVAHNKNFLEFCTDNELNGLKNCLQEFDFLFSGDLFQSFLDSTFALKDKIGPKGIGQLTSQCNEYMKQCLAGIAKYDANEFSDHRLLVRLNAFCVVFHDFCGQVETKHVKHLLELNQKHQGIMLIANVAWQPIAFLRRHATSLVKPHERILQDTKRLRQHYLQTRVQTLPRESRNYCSQVLLWTLNVRKALSTGPFELTVHQFKELAALLLLGLRYASQLSCLIKGLVNAHVTLESPMAKPTLQCICKLIELLKSIQQVFQQYMDVIAKVIQCVMQYLQYKVLHLLNLYKKRITAAKMHNRNVDALAALRIAEKCMAGPPTKMRVFITKLAVNATNLNNRTLPQDQCERFQILMSRILILADCQKNVDDLCDTTFIYWHQSVLSAYLKQVVERKLDFNSFQHILYAFNDCGKAFDMLELNELKLSKCLERATYDNLRSEIVSKLCAHIETFLRLEVHSNLQLEKMSPFEQGIDDYRDLINACPIQLNGSYVILKDHVENYLSAMFYNLTTISLHDWKTYEEMRHLAKTRLKLKPVEDYLPNQTLEQGIDILEIMRKIHIFVSKYVYNMNSQIFVEQTSANKHLDSIGIQHVANSLRTHGTGVINTTVNFTYQFLRQKFYTFSQFLYDEQIKSRLMKELRSYAEHKQSKSYPLYAYERADAFNKDVRKLGLSNDGQTYMDLFRKVITQVACMECDASQVTS, encoded by the exons ATGAATCAATCAGCCATAA TTTCGTCAGCTGAAGAGCAGCTAAAGAATTTTGGTACATTCCTGGATTTTCATGATAAGAGGTTGTACCGGTTGTTGAAGGACATAATACAAATACCGACAGTTAGAGCACCGCCTACGGCTACACCTCTCATAGTCATAAACTACTCGGCAAATCAGGAACAGCTTCAATTGCTTCGTTTACTGGAATCAGATCGTTTACTAAACAAGACTTTGCTTACTTTCGGACATCTTTGCGCGGAAGTCGATGAGTTGGTAAACAGAGCTCAGCAAATGCAGACAAAGTTCCTATATATAGATGAGAATTTATGTGTAATGTTAGCAGATGAAGATTGGAGTGGTAGTGTCAATCTCACTAAACATACAAATGAGATTGTGTTACAAATGAGCGAATCTATGCAATTTATATGCGACATTCAGTTTTTATTGCAACGCTGCATTGTGTTGGGTAATAATTTGCTGCATCAATGTGGCGCTTACTGCGCAGTAGAGGATAACAAAAATTTGGAGTTTCGTTTTGTG GATGTGTTCGACTGCCTGGCGGACCTGCTATTACAAATTCTAATATTTAACGAGATTATATCTAGCTCAAATTTCTGCCGTTTTTGGCAGACTTACAAGAAAACTGTGGACGCAGTAgcgcacaataaaaattttttagagtTTTGTACTGACAACGAGTTGAATGGGTTAAAAAATTGCTTGcaagaatttgattttttgttttcgggGGATTTATTTCAA AGTTTTCTTGATAGCACGTTTGCCTTAAAAGATAAAATCGGTCCAAAGGGTATTGGTCAACTTACAAGTCAATGCAATGAGTATATGAAACAATGTTTGGCCGGTATAGCCAAATACGATGCGAATGAATTTAGTGATCATAGACTACTTGTTCGTCTAAATGCTTTCTGTGTAGTTTTCCACGATTTCTGTGGCCAAGTTGAAACTAAACATGTCAAGCATTTACTAGAGCTCAATCAGAAACATCAAGGAATTATGTTGATAGCTAATGTGGCCTGGCAACCGATCGCGTTCCTGCGGCGACACGCTACCTCATTAGTGAAGCCACATGAGCGCATTTTGCAAGATACTAAACGATTGCGCCAGCATTATTTACAAACTCGAGTGCAAACTCTTCCTCGTGAAAGCCGCAATTATTGTTCGCAAGTGCTTCTTTGGACGCTGAATGTACGAAAAGCATTAAGCACCGGCCCATTCGAATTAACTGTACATCAATTTAAGGAGCTGGCCGCTTTGCTGCTGCTTGGTCTGCGTTACGCATCGCAACTAAGTTGCCTAATAAAAGGTTTGGTGAATGCACATGTAACATTAGAATCACCAATGGCCAAACCAACACTACAGTGTATTTGCAAACTTATTGAATTGTTGAAAAGTATACAACAAGTGTTTCAACAGTACATGGATGTCATTGCAAAAGTTATACAATGTGTGATGCAGTACTTACAGTATAAAGTATTACATTTGTTGAACCTGTACAAG aaacgCATCACTGCTGCCAAAATGCATAATCGCAACGTTGACGCTCTGGCTGCGCTGCGCATTGCTGAGAAGTGCATGGCAGGCCCACCAACGAAAATGCGCGTATTCATAACGAAACTCGCAGTGAATGCAACTAATCTTAATAACCGCACGTTGCCTCAAGATCAGTGCGAACGTTTCCAAATATTAATGTCCCGCATTTTGATATTGGCAGATTGTCAGAAAAATGTGGATGATTTGTGTGATACCACTTTTATTTATTGGCATCAATCAGTACTTTCGGCATATTTAAAGCAGGTGGTTGAGCGCAAATTGGACTTTAATTCATTTCAG CATATTCTGTATGCTTTTAACGATTGCGGAAAAGCTTTTGATATGTTAGAGTTGAATGAGTTGAAGTTATCAAAGTGTCTGGAACGAGCAACTTATGATAATTTACGCAGCGAAATCGTCAGCAAATTATGTGCACATATTGAAACGTTTTTGCGTTTAGAAGTGCATTCCAATTTACAGCTGGAAAAGATGAGTCCGTTTGAGCAGGGCATAGATGATTATCGCGATTTGATTAATGCTTGTCCGATTCAATTAAATGGAAGTTATGTGATTTTAAAAG ATCACgttgaaaattatttgagtGCTATGTTTTATAATCTAACTACCATATCACTGCACGACTGGAAGACTTACGAAGAGATGCGACACCTGGCcaaaacgcgtttaaagcttAAGCCTGTGGAAGACTATTTGCCTAATCAAACATTGGAACAG GGCATTGATATTTTGGAGATAATGCGTAAAATCCATATCTTCGTCTCGAAATACGTTTACAATATGAACTCTCAAATATTCGTCGAACAAACGAGCGCCAACAAGCACTTGGACTCGATTGGCATACAGCACGTGGCCAATTCGCTACGCACACACGGCACGGGTGTCATCAACACCACCGTCAATTTTACATATCAATTTTTGCGACAAAAATTCTACACTTTCTCGCAATTTCTGTACGACGAGCAAATCAAATCGCGCCTCATGAAGGAATTACGCTCTTATGCCGAGCACAAACAATCGAAAAGCTATCCCCTATACGCCTACGAACGTGCCGATGCCTTTAATAAAGATGTACGTAAGTTAGGCCTCTCCAATGATGGTCAAACATATATGGATCTTTTCCGGAAGGTGATAACGCAAGTGG CCTGTATGGAATGTGATGCCAGTCAAGTGACCTCCTAA